Sequence from the Muntiacus reevesi chromosome 17, mMunRee1.1, whole genome shotgun sequence genome:
gaagttaaTTTTGAAGTCACGCCACAGGATAACTAGtcccccaggtggcgctagtggtaaagaacccctctgccaatgtaggagatataagaaatcctgattcaatacctgggtcaggatgatcccatggaagaggacaTGGAAACACacctgagtattcttgcctggagaatgccatggacaaagaagcctggagggcttgAGTCCATAGATTCCCAAAGACTTGGTCAGGACTAAAGCGATTCAGCACCCACACACCTGTCTGAAGGACTTAGAGAACCAAAGCAAAGCGGGACATCTTCCTGGAGAGGAGGTCTCCCCTCAGCAGAGCTATGGTGGCAGCTTTCACCTCTgcgttcctcaggctgtagatgatgGGGTTCAGCGAGGGGGTCACGACCCCGTAGAACAATGCAATAAGCTTATCCAGGTTGAGGTCCTTGCCTTTGGGCTTGAAGTACATGAAGGAGATAGTCCCATAGAAAATCACCACCACTGTGAGGTGGGCAGAGCAGGTAGAGAAGGCTTTGTGCCGGCCGGCAGCAGAGGGCACCCTCAGGATGGCAGTGAGGATGAACACGTAGGACAGGAAGATGAGCAGCAGTGGGGACAGCGTCAGAACAGTTGAAGCCACCATTAACAGCAGTGCATTGAGAGAGATGTCCCCACAGGCTAGTTTCAGCACCGCCAAGAtctcacagaagaagtggttgaTGACATTGTGGCCACAGAAGGGGAGGCTCCAGGTGAGACTGGAATGGAGAAGGGAGTTGACTAAGCCTGCCCCCCAGGTCACCGCTGCCATCCACATGCAGGTCTGCCGGTTGATGAGCTCTGAGTAGCGAAGTGGCTGGCAGATGGCCACGTACCGGTCACACGCCATCGTGGCCAGGAGCACGCACTCCGTGGAGCCCAGCGCCAGGGTCAGGTACATTTGCAGGGCACAGCCAGGGAAGGAGATGGTGCTCTGGGTTTCCAGGAAGTGGACCAGCATGAGAGGCACGACAGAGGACGTGGCAGAGATGTCTATGAGGGCGAGGttgctgaggaagaagtacatgggggtgtgcaggCGGGGGTCCAGCATGTTCAGCCCGATGAGGAGAGCGTTCCCCAGCACGTTCATGGAGTAGATGCCCAGGCAGAGCACAAATAGGACCATCTCTAGGTCGTGGTGGTCGTGGAGCCCCAGCAGGACAAACTCCGTCACGACCGTCTGGTTTGCCCCATTCATCTCAGTCTGCATCCATCTCACTCTCCCACTTTTCCCATCTGTCCCATGAAGGTGTTGGATAAAGCACAGTGGGCCTGGGAGCCAAGCAGCGTGGATTGTGACCTGGGGCGGGTCAGCCATGCGTCTGGAGCTCAGCTTCACCAAGGGTACAATGAGAGAGGGGACTTCAGGTCTGCAAGCCAGCCCCCTCAGTTCTGTCGTTCTGGTGTAACTTACAGGAGATGGGGTCCATTCTAATCTCCTaagctcttctctcttctcccctgGATGGCCTATGGGAGACAAGAGAATAAATTCATGTTTTTCGAGCTCCTTTTCAATCTACAGTCTTCTTGGCTATTAAGAGGAAGCACGTTTTCTAGATTACGACTTCATGTGACTGAATGATGCCCGTCCGATTTCAGATTCATTCACTTACTGAGGATTTGTTGAGTTCCTACCCTGTGCAGGGTGTTTAGGTGCTGGGCTATAGCAGAAAGAGGACCACGTGGACAAAAAGATGCCACAACTGTAACCAGTGCTATTCCTCTTTCTCTAATTAAGTGGGTTGACCTTGGGAAGGCAGGTGGGTGATGAGTGATGGTCACCTCATTCCTTTGGGCATAAAGGTTGAACATGTACTGCATAAGCTAACCAGCCTTAT
This genomic interval carries:
- the LOC136148367 gene encoding olfactory receptor 2S2-like yields the protein MNGANQTVVTEFVLLGLHDHHDLEMVLFVLCLGIYSMNVLGNALLIGLNMLDPRLHTPMYFFLSNLALIDISATSSVVPLMLVHFLETQSTISFPGCALQMYLTLALGSTECVLLATMACDRYVAICQPLRYSELINRQTCMWMAAVTWGAGLVNSLLHSSLTWSLPFCGHNVINHFFCEILAVLKLACGDISLNALLLMVASTVLTLSPLLLIFLSYVFILTAILRVPSAAGRHKAFSTCSAHLTVVVIFYGTISFMYFKPKGKDLNLDKLIALFYGVVTPSLNPIIYSLRNAEVKAATIALLRGDLLSRKMSRFALVL